A region from the Paraburkholderia youngii genome encodes:
- a CDS encoding efflux transporter outer membrane subunit: MIDVSQRIVWRRLSVALCSCIALAGCMVGPDYHAPPAPATNTFTPTPLPDQTASAPGPAGLPQRFAPAQDIPAAWWTLFHCEPLDALIREAIANSPNMTAAQAALRQARENYIAQAGGTLLPSVDAQLNATREKINGIAFGQPGLVEEFNLYNASVNVSYKLDVFGGARRELEALHAQIDYQRFQLQAAYLTISANIVTAAVKEASVRAQIDATERIATEEEQQLNVLDQQLSLGGVSRAAVLAQETLLAQTRATLPPLYQQLDQARHQLAVLAGKLPSDTGVPEFTLDMFSLPDTLPVSLPSSLVRQRPDILAADATLHQASAQVGVATAAMYPQITLSASYGAEALTPAQVLRAGSTIWSIGAGLLQPVFHGGQLSAQKRAAEAAYEQAGAQYRETVLLAFQNVADTLRALEHDATGLKAQTDASRAASDSLELTRGQYRVGGVSYLALLDAQRQYQQTVVSLAQAQAARYADTAALFQALGGGWWNGAAPESAAAPAAATPH; encoded by the coding sequence ATGATCGACGTGAGTCAGCGTATTGTCTGGCGGCGCCTCTCCGTTGCGCTGTGCAGTTGCATCGCGCTGGCCGGCTGCATGGTCGGCCCCGACTACCACGCGCCGCCCGCGCCGGCCACGAACACTTTCACCCCCACGCCACTGCCCGACCAGACCGCCTCCGCGCCCGGCCCCGCCGGCCTGCCGCAGCGTTTCGCGCCGGCCCAGGACATTCCCGCCGCATGGTGGACGCTGTTTCATTGCGAGCCGCTCGACGCGCTGATCCGCGAGGCCATCGCCAATAGTCCGAACATGACCGCGGCCCAGGCCGCGTTGCGCCAGGCCCGCGAAAACTACATCGCGCAGGCGGGGGGCACCTTGCTGCCGAGCGTCGACGCGCAACTCAACGCCACGCGCGAAAAGATCAACGGCATCGCGTTCGGTCAGCCCGGCCTCGTCGAAGAATTCAATCTCTACAACGCGTCGGTCAACGTCTCGTACAAGCTCGACGTGTTCGGCGGCGCGCGGCGCGAACTCGAAGCGCTGCATGCGCAAATCGACTATCAGCGCTTCCAGCTGCAGGCCGCCTATCTGACGATATCGGCCAACATCGTGACCGCGGCGGTCAAGGAAGCGTCGGTGCGCGCACAGATCGACGCGACCGAGCGGATCGCCACCGAGGAAGAGCAGCAGCTGAACGTGCTCGACCAGCAACTCTCACTCGGCGGCGTGAGCCGCGCGGCCGTACTCGCGCAGGAAACGCTGCTCGCGCAGACCCGCGCGACGCTGCCGCCGCTCTATCAGCAACTCGACCAGGCGCGCCACCAGCTTGCGGTGCTCGCCGGCAAACTGCCGAGCGACACCGGCGTGCCCGAATTCACACTCGACATGTTCTCGCTGCCCGACACGCTGCCCGTGAGCCTGCCGTCGTCGCTGGTGCGCCAGCGCCCCGACATCCTCGCCGCCGACGCCACGCTGCATCAGGCGAGCGCGCAGGTCGGCGTCGCGACCGCGGCGATGTATCCGCAGATCACGTTGTCCGCGAGCTACGGCGCCGAGGCGCTGACGCCCGCGCAGGTGCTCAGGGCGGGCAGCACGATCTGGAGCATCGGCGCGGGCTTGCTGCAACCGGTCTTTCACGGTGGCCAGCTGAGCGCGCAGAAGCGCGCGGCCGAGGCCGCCTACGAGCAGGCCGGCGCGCAATACCGCGAGACGGTGCTGCTCGCGTTCCAGAACGTCGCGGACACGCTGCGTGCGCTCGAACACGATGCGACCGGCCTCAAGGCGCAGACCGACGCGTCGCGCGCCGCGAGCGATTCGCTCGAACTGACGCGCGGGCAGTATCGCGTCGGCGGCGTGAGCTACCTCGCGCTGCTCGACGCGCAACGCCAGTATCAGCAGACAGTGGTGAGTCTCGCGCAGGCGCAGGCCGCGCGTTACGCCGACACGGCCGCGCTGTTCCAGGCGCTCGGCGGCGGCTGGTGGAATGGCGCGGCGCCCGAGTCGGCCGCCGCGCCCGCCGCCGCAACGCCACATTGA
- a CDS encoding VC0807 family protein → MKSRLRYLSALLVNLALPLLVYRLAFPHWGQTGALAASALPLIAWMTVDLLRYRHFDALSALVLAGVLPALVTSLVFGDARLLLIEDPMVSGFIGITFLASLTLRKPMVFYLARSTMSREDHRSVEVFERHWRDRPMLSTYIRLMTLVWGIGMIGENIVRSAIVLHWPNDPRSALASTALRYGVYVSLTLWTILIRRRIKRDAQRYPADEAAAESSAAGA, encoded by the coding sequence ATGAAATCCCGTCTGCGCTACCTGAGCGCATTGCTCGTCAATCTCGCGCTGCCCTTGCTTGTCTACCGGCTCGCGTTTCCGCACTGGGGGCAGACGGGCGCGCTCGCCGCGTCGGCGTTGCCGCTGATCGCATGGATGACGGTGGATCTGCTGCGTTACCGGCATTTCGACGCGCTGAGCGCACTCGTGCTCGCTGGCGTGCTGCCAGCGCTCGTCACGAGCCTCGTGTTCGGCGACGCGCGTCTGCTGTTGATCGAAGATCCTATGGTGTCGGGCTTTATCGGCATCACGTTTCTCGCGTCGCTCACGCTGCGCAAGCCGATGGTGTTCTATCTGGCGCGCTCGACGATGTCGCGCGAAGATCATCGCAGCGTGGAAGTGTTCGAGCGACATTGGCGCGATCGTCCGATGCTCTCCACCTATATTCGCCTGATGACACTCGTGTGGGGGATTGGCATGATCGGCGAGAACATCGTGCGAAGCGCGATCGTGCTGCATTGGCCGAACGACCCGCGCTCGGCGCTTGCATCCACTGCGCTGCGTTATGGTGTGTACGTGTCGCTGACGCTGTGGACGATCCTGATTCGCCGGCGTATCAAGAGGGACGCGCAGCGCTATCCGGCGGATGAGGCGGCGGCGGAGAGTTCGGCGGCTGGTGCGTGA
- a CDS encoding quinone oxidoreductase family protein, with protein sequence MKAIQFKSFGNPEVLEYVDLPTPQADAEHAVVRVMAASVNPSDVKNVAGRFEHTVLPRIPGRDFSGVVVDGPAAWRDAEVWGTGGDIGFTRDGTHAEYLGIPVAALSRKPVALSHVEAAAIGVNFVVAWLGTVEYASLQAGETVAVLGAGGGVGGAVAQIAKARGARVIAVDRRPLDPATPAGRLIDAYVPFDEHAAERVRELTGGAGAEVVYDTVGGVAFETALSLAKRRGRVLEISATGKRRVEFDLIDFYHNETQLLGVDSAKLGVAQSAPLMRSLVEGFDSGKLSGPAIAQEFPLARAREAYDAVAAGTRGRVVILMQ encoded by the coding sequence ATGAAAGCGATCCAGTTCAAATCTTTCGGCAACCCCGAAGTGCTCGAATACGTCGATCTGCCGACGCCGCAGGCCGACGCGGAGCATGCGGTCGTGCGGGTCATGGCGGCCTCGGTCAATCCGAGCGACGTGAAGAACGTGGCCGGCCGTTTCGAACATACGGTGCTGCCGCGCATACCGGGGCGCGACTTCAGCGGCGTGGTGGTGGATGGCCCGGCCGCGTGGCGTGACGCCGAAGTGTGGGGCACCGGCGGCGACATCGGCTTCACGCGCGACGGCACGCACGCCGAGTACCTCGGCATTCCGGTCGCGGCGCTGTCACGCAAGCCCGTTGCGTTGAGCCATGTCGAGGCGGCGGCAATCGGCGTGAACTTCGTGGTCGCGTGGCTCGGCACCGTCGAATACGCAAGCTTGCAGGCCGGCGAGACCGTCGCGGTGCTTGGCGCGGGCGGCGGTGTCGGCGGCGCGGTTGCGCAGATCGCGAAGGCACGCGGCGCGCGCGTGATCGCCGTCGACCGCCGGCCGCTCGATCCGGCCACGCCCGCGGGCCGCCTGATCGACGCCTACGTACCGTTCGACGAACACGCAGCCGAACGTGTGCGCGAGCTGACCGGCGGCGCAGGCGCGGAAGTCGTCTACGACACGGTAGGCGGTGTCGCGTTCGAGACCGCGCTGAGTCTCGCGAAGCGGCGCGGCCGCGTGCTCGAAATCAGCGCGACCGGCAAGCGCCGGGTCGAGTTCGATCTGATCGATTTCTATCACAACGAGACGCAATTGCTCGGTGTCGACAGCGCGAAGCTCGGCGTCGCGCAATCAGCGCCGCTGATGAGGTCGCTCGTCGAGGGCTTCGACAGCGGCAAGCTGAGCGGCCCGGCGATCGCACAGGAATTTCCGCTCGCCCGCGCGCGCGAAGCCTACGACGCGGTCGCCGCCGGCACGCGCGGGCGCGTCGTGATCCTTATGCAATAA
- a CDS encoding efflux RND transporter periplasmic adaptor subunit has translation MAEREPMTKRMVIMLICVGLLLAGLVGFNLFRAHMFAKFMAANTTPPATVSAVVVHYQSWQPQLAAVGSLRAVRGVDVTTEVAGLVRQVAFVSGQEAKAGQILVRLNDDSDVALLQSLQAAADLAQTVYERDRAQYDIKAIAKAQLDADAADLKGKKAQVAQQQALVDKKTIRAPFAGRLGITTINPGQYLNPGDTIVTLQAIDPIYADFSVPQQQLGQLAIGATVSVDTNAYSGRSFTGKIQSMSPKVDSATRNVQIEASVDNRERKLLPGMYANVKIDSGAEERHLTLPQTAITYNPYGATVFIVKPGTQPNAQGKTLPVAQQVFVTPGPTRGDQVAILKGVDDGTQVVTSGQLKLKNGTPLIIDNRVQPSDSPDPTPQEQ, from the coding sequence ATGGCCGAAAGAGAACCGATGACGAAGCGCATGGTGATTATGTTGATCTGCGTCGGCCTGCTGCTCGCCGGGCTGGTCGGCTTCAACCTGTTCCGCGCGCACATGTTCGCGAAGTTCATGGCGGCCAACACCACGCCGCCCGCGACGGTGTCGGCGGTGGTGGTCCACTATCAGTCGTGGCAGCCGCAGCTCGCGGCGGTCGGCAGCCTGCGCGCGGTGCGCGGCGTCGACGTGACGACCGAAGTCGCCGGCCTCGTGCGCCAGGTCGCGTTCGTGTCGGGGCAGGAAGCGAAAGCCGGGCAGATCCTCGTGCGACTCAATGACGACAGCGACGTCGCGCTGCTGCAATCGCTGCAGGCCGCGGCCGACCTCGCGCAGACGGTCTACGAGCGCGACCGCGCGCAGTACGACATCAAGGCGATCGCGAAAGCGCAGCTCGACGCCGATGCGGCGGACCTCAAGGGCAAGAAGGCGCAGGTCGCGCAGCAGCAGGCGCTCGTCGACAAGAAGACGATTCGCGCGCCGTTCGCGGGGCGCCTCGGCATCACGACGATCAATCCGGGGCAATACCTGAATCCGGGCGATACGATCGTCACGCTGCAAGCCATCGATCCGATCTACGCCGACTTCTCGGTGCCGCAACAGCAGCTCGGCCAGCTCGCGATCGGCGCGACCGTCAGCGTAGATACCAACGCGTACAGCGGACGAAGCTTCACCGGCAAGATCCAGTCGATGAGCCCGAAAGTCGACAGCGCGACGCGCAACGTGCAGATCGAGGCGAGCGTCGACAATCGCGAGCGCAAGCTGCTGCCCGGCATGTACGCGAACGTGAAGATCGACTCGGGCGCCGAGGAGCGCCACTTAACGCTGCCGCAAACGGCGATCACCTACAACCCGTATGGCGCGACCGTGTTCATCGTGAAGCCCGGCACGCAGCCCAACGCGCAGGGCAAGACGCTGCCCGTCGCGCAGCAGGTGTTCGTGACGCCGGGCCCGACGCGCGGCGACCAGGTGGCGATTCTGAAGGGCGTCGACGACGGCACGCAGGTCGTGACGAGCGGCCAGCTCAAGCTGAAGAATGGCACGCCGCTGATCATCGACAACCGCGTCCAGCCGTCGGACAGTCCGGATCCGACGCCGCAGGAACAATAA
- a CDS encoding RNA polymerase sigma factor: protein MTIQATHRAIDAVWRIESAKVIAHVARIVRDVGLAEELAQDALVAALEHWPNAGVPDNPGAWLMTAAKNRALDRLRQEALHARKREELGHDLDAIEAHVVPDFVDALDAARADDIGDDLLRLIFTACHPVLSTDARVALTLRLLGGLTTDEIARAFLVPEPTIAQRIVRAKRTLSAARVPFEVPQADARAARLASVLQVIYLIFNEGYSATAGDDWMRPALCEEALRLGRVLSGLVADESEVHGLVALMEIQASRTHARTDAQGRPVLLLDQDRSRWDPLLIRRGLAALDSAHALGGASGPYALQAALAACHARARRAEDTDWAQIVALYDALAQVAPSPVVELNRAVAVGMAFGPTAGLEIVDALAAGSALENYHWLPSVRGDLLVKLGRIDEARAEFERAAAMTRNTRERELLLERARGLAH from the coding sequence GTGACGATACAGGCCACCCATCGTGCGATCGACGCTGTCTGGCGGATCGAATCCGCGAAGGTCATCGCTCACGTCGCGCGGATCGTGCGCGACGTGGGGCTCGCCGAGGAACTCGCGCAGGACGCGCTGGTGGCCGCGCTCGAGCATTGGCCGAACGCGGGCGTGCCCGACAACCCCGGAGCCTGGCTGATGACGGCCGCGAAAAACCGCGCGCTCGATCGCTTGCGCCAGGAAGCGCTGCATGCGCGCAAGCGCGAGGAGCTCGGCCACGATCTCGACGCGATCGAGGCGCACGTGGTGCCCGATTTCGTCGATGCGCTCGATGCCGCGCGCGCCGACGACATCGGCGACGATTTGCTGCGGCTCATCTTCACCGCGTGCCATCCGGTGCTGTCGACCGATGCGCGCGTCGCGCTGACGCTGCGCCTGCTCGGCGGCCTCACCACCGACGAAATCGCGCGCGCGTTTCTCGTGCCGGAGCCGACCATCGCGCAGCGGATCGTGCGCGCGAAGCGCACGCTGTCGGCGGCGCGCGTGCCGTTCGAGGTGCCGCAGGCGGACGCGCGCGCGGCGAGGCTCGCGTCGGTGCTGCAGGTGATCTACCTGATTTTCAACGAAGGGTATTCGGCTACTGCCGGCGACGACTGGATGCGCCCGGCGCTATGCGAGGAGGCGCTGCGGCTCGGGCGCGTGTTGAGCGGACTCGTCGCCGACGAAAGCGAGGTCCACGGTCTGGTTGCGCTAATGGAGATCCAGGCGTCGCGCACGCATGCGCGCACCGATGCGCAGGGGCGGCCGGTGCTGTTGCTCGATCAGGATCGCAGCCGTTGGGACCCGCTGCTGATTCGCCGCGGCCTCGCGGCGTTGGACAGCGCGCATGCACTCGGCGGCGCAAGCGGGCCGTATGCGTTGCAGGCGGCGCTCGCCGCGTGTCATGCGCGGGCACGCCGCGCCGAGGACACCGACTGGGCGCAGATCGTCGCGCTCTACGATGCTTTGGCGCAGGTCGCGCCATCGCCGGTCGTGGAGTTGAATCGCGCGGTCGCGGTGGGGATGGCGTTCGGGCCGACGGCCGGACTCGAGATCGTCGATGCGCTCGCGGCTGGTTCGGCGCTCGAGAATTATCACTGGCTGCCGAGCGTGCGCGGCGATCTGCTGGTCAAGCTCGGACGCATCGACGAAGCGCGCGCTGAGTTCGAGCGCGCCGCGGCGATGACGCGCAATACGCGCGAGCGCGAGCTGTTGCTGGAGCGTGCGCGCGGGCTTGCGCATTGA
- a CDS encoding DUF4337 domain-containing protein: MSDEYEVHGPHDHAVEHAGHAGHHDADPFASRMAVMTAILATIGALCAYQSGNAENLALFFKNEAAIKKTEASNQWSYYQAKGEKENLAELGAALSAPNTDAHAKFVADVEKYKQQKEPIRANAEAIEKQVVAADTRSETLLHGHHRWAQATLLIQVAIALCAITLLTRKNWLRNVSYLVAGAGVLTAGAAFFGL, encoded by the coding sequence ATGTCTGATGAATATGAAGTGCACGGTCCGCACGACCACGCCGTCGAACACGCCGGCCACGCCGGGCATCACGACGCCGATCCGTTCGCGAGCCGGATGGCCGTGATGACCGCGATCCTCGCGACGATCGGCGCGCTGTGCGCGTACCAGAGCGGCAACGCCGAAAACCTCGCGCTGTTCTTCAAGAACGAAGCCGCGATCAAGAAGACCGAAGCGTCGAACCAGTGGAGCTACTACCAGGCGAAGGGCGAGAAGGAGAACCTCGCCGAACTCGGCGCGGCGCTGTCGGCGCCCAATACCGACGCGCACGCGAAATTCGTCGCCGACGTCGAGAAATACAAGCAGCAGAAGGAGCCGATCCGCGCGAACGCCGAAGCGATCGAAAAACAGGTCGTCGCCGCCGACACGCGCAGCGAAACGCTGCTGCACGGCCATCATCGCTGGGCTCAGGCGACGCTGCTGATTCAGGTCGCGATTGCGCTGTGCGCGATCACGCTGCTCACGCGCAAGAACTGGCTGCGCAATGTGTCGTACCTCGTCGCGGGAGCAGGCGTCCTGACCGCAGGCGCGGCGTTTTTCGGGCTATGA
- a CDS encoding GNAT family N-acetyltransferase: MEPTRNAYGQPIGAPMPGWHGAQPPGREPLSGRYCRLEAVDVERHAADLFDAYRSATDGRDWTYLAVGPFDSLAAYREHLTRMAASKDPLHYAVIDLATGKPVGTLSLMRIDPANGVIEVGHVTYSPRLKRTRIATDAMYLLLGEVFDKLGYRRFEWKCDSLNEPSRKAALRYGFTFEGIFRQAIVYRERNRDTAWFSIIDSEWPALRSCYQRWLDAGNFDAQGQQVERLADLIAQRRAADEAR; the protein is encoded by the coding sequence ATGGAACCCACACGTAACGCCTACGGCCAGCCGATCGGCGCGCCCATGCCCGGCTGGCACGGCGCGCAGCCGCCGGGCCGCGAGCCGCTGAGCGGCCGCTATTGCCGGCTCGAAGCCGTCGACGTCGAGCGCCACGCGGCCGACCTGTTCGACGCGTACCGCTCGGCCACCGACGGCCGCGACTGGACCTATCTGGCGGTCGGCCCGTTCGACAGCCTCGCGGCCTATCGCGAGCACCTGACGCGAATGGCGGCATCGAAAGATCCGCTGCACTACGCGGTGATCGACCTCGCGACGGGCAAGCCCGTCGGCACGCTGTCGCTGATGCGGATCGATCCGGCCAACGGCGTGATCGAAGTCGGCCACGTCACGTACTCGCCGCGGCTCAAGCGCACGCGCATCGCAACTGATGCCATGTACCTGCTGCTCGGCGAAGTGTTCGACAAGCTCGGTTACCGCCGTTTCGAATGGAAATGCGATTCGCTGAACGAGCCGTCGCGCAAGGCTGCGCTGCGCTACGGGTTCACGTTCGAGGGGATCTTCCGGCAGGCGATCGTCTATCGCGAGCGCAATCGCGACACGGCGTGGTTTTCGATCATCGACAGCGAATGGCCGGCATTGCGTTCGTGTTATCAGCGGTGGCTGGACGCGGGCAATTTCGATGCGCAAGGGCAGCAGGTCGAGCGGCTTGCCGATCTGATCGCGCAGCGGCGAGCGGCGGACGAGGCCCGGTAA
- a CDS encoding efflux RND transporter permease subunit, with product MFTDIFIRRPVLASVVSLLILVLGLRALAVLKVSQYPQTENAVVTITTAYYGANPDTIAGFITQPLEAAIAQAQGIDYMSSTSITGVSTIVATLRLNYDANRALTEINTQIGSVRNQLPPQAQQPVLTVQTGQTTDAMYMGFYSSVLPSNNVTDYLLRVVKPKLDSIQGVQTAEVLGGRQFAMRAWLDSARLAAHGVSASDVFTALGNNNYLATLGTTKGQMVSVDLEAGTDLHTVDDFKQLVVKQKNGSIVRLQDVANVVLGADSYDFNVAFSGKRSVFIGIKVAPDANILDVAKRVKTVFPDLQRQFPTGMTGDIVYDATDFVNTAIREVIKTLVEALVIVTIVIFLFLGSFRAVIVPLIAMPLSLIGTFFVMQALGYSINLLTLLALVLAIGLVVDDAIIVVENVDRHMKHEGKTPFDAALIAARELGGPIVAMTVVLIAVYAPIGFQGGLTGALFTEFAFTLAGAVTVSGVIALTLSPMMCSRFFRAEQESGRFARFVDRQFERVHRGYGRLLHATLDTWPVFVVMGALLLCGTVYLFMTSKSELAPQEDQGVVLSQIIGPPNATIQQMQTYADQVFDASKSLPEYSQMFQLTGSPTINQGIGGVLFKTWDQRGKNATVLQEELQQKWNQIAGARVAAFQFPPLPGSQGLPVQFVISTTEPFQNLNEVSQAVLEKARASGMFFFVDTDLKIDKPEAVLVVDRDKVASLGLSQSDVGQALGSALGGGYVNYFSIAGRSYKVIPQVLQTDRLNPSQVLDYYLRTPDGSVIPASTVAHIKHSVVPESINHFQQLNSATISGVIVPGVSQGQVLDFLRKATAQVAPAGYSADYSGASRQFVQESGGFVITLLLATIIVFLALAAQFESFRDPIVILISVPMALFGALIFINIGLTTLNIYTQVGLVTLMGLVSKHGILIVQFANELQRAGRGKREAVEEAAGVRLRPILMTTAAMVLGVVPLVIASGAGAAGRNAMGLVIFTGMSIGTLFTLFVVPAMYMFLAADHQRHAQAPKAGEAGQAG from the coding sequence ATGTTCACGGACATCTTCATCCGCCGGCCGGTACTCGCTTCGGTCGTGAGCCTGCTGATCCTCGTGCTCGGGCTGCGCGCGCTCGCGGTGCTGAAGGTCAGCCAGTATCCGCAGACCGAGAACGCGGTCGTCACGATCACGACGGCCTACTATGGCGCGAACCCGGACACCATCGCCGGCTTCATTACCCAGCCGCTCGAAGCGGCGATCGCGCAGGCGCAGGGCATCGACTATATGTCGTCGACGAGCATCACGGGCGTGTCGACTATCGTCGCGACGCTGCGTTTGAATTACGACGCGAACCGCGCGCTGACCGAGATCAACACGCAGATCGGCTCGGTGCGCAACCAGTTGCCGCCGCAGGCGCAGCAGCCGGTGCTGACGGTTCAGACCGGGCAGACCACCGACGCGATGTACATGGGCTTCTACAGCAGCGTGCTGCCGAGCAACAACGTCACCGACTACCTGTTGCGCGTGGTCAAGCCGAAGCTCGACTCGATCCAGGGCGTGCAGACCGCCGAAGTGCTCGGCGGCCGGCAGTTCGCGATGCGCGCGTGGCTGGATTCGGCGCGGCTCGCCGCGCACGGCGTCAGCGCGAGCGACGTGTTCACCGCGCTCGGCAACAACAACTATCTCGCGACGCTCGGCACGACGAAGGGGCAGATGGTCAGCGTCGACCTCGAAGCGGGCACGGACCTGCATACCGTCGACGATTTCAAGCAGCTCGTCGTCAAGCAGAAGAACGGCTCGATCGTGCGTCTCCAGGATGTCGCGAACGTCGTGCTCGGCGCCGACAGCTACGACTTCAACGTCGCGTTCAGCGGCAAGCGCTCCGTGTTCATCGGTATCAAGGTCGCGCCGGACGCGAACATTCTCGATGTGGCCAAGCGGGTGAAAACCGTGTTCCCCGATCTGCAGAGGCAGTTCCCGACCGGTATGACGGGCGACATCGTGTATGACGCGACCGACTTCGTGAACACCGCGATCAGGGAAGTGATCAAGACGCTCGTCGAAGCGCTCGTGATCGTCACCATCGTGATCTTCCTGTTTCTCGGCAGTTTCCGCGCGGTGATCGTGCCGTTGATCGCGATGCCGCTGTCGCTGATCGGCACGTTCTTCGTGATGCAGGCGCTCGGCTATTCGATCAATCTGCTGACGCTGCTCGCGCTCGTGCTCGCGATCGGGCTCGTCGTGGACGACGCGATCATCGTCGTCGAGAACGTCGATCGGCATATGAAGCACGAAGGCAAGACGCCGTTCGACGCGGCGCTGATCGCCGCGCGCGAACTCGGCGGCCCGATCGTCGCGATGACCGTCGTGCTGATCGCCGTGTACGCGCCGATCGGCTTCCAGGGCGGGCTGACGGGCGCGCTCTTCACCGAATTCGCGTTCACGCTCGCGGGTGCGGTGACGGTATCGGGCGTAATTGCGCTCACGTTGTCGCCGATGATGTGTTCGCGCTTCTTTCGCGCCGAGCAGGAATCGGGGCGTTTCGCGCGTTTCGTCGACCGTCAGTTCGAGCGCGTGCATCGCGGCTATGGCCGGCTGTTGCATGCGACGCTCGATACCTGGCCCGTGTTCGTGGTGATGGGCGCGCTGCTGCTGTGCGGCACCGTGTATCTGTTCATGACCTCCAAGTCGGAACTCGCGCCGCAGGAAGATCAGGGCGTCGTGCTGTCGCAGATCATCGGGCCGCCGAACGCGACGATCCAGCAGATGCAGACCTATGCGGACCAGGTGTTCGATGCCTCGAAATCGCTGCCCGAGTACTCGCAGATGTTCCAGCTGACGGGTTCGCCGACCATCAACCAGGGCATCGGCGGGGTGCTGTTCAAGACCTGGGATCAGCGCGGCAAAAACGCGACCGTACTGCAGGAGGAATTGCAGCAGAAGTGGAATCAGATCGCGGGCGCACGCGTCGCAGCGTTCCAGTTTCCCCCGCTGCCGGGCTCGCAGGGCTTGCCGGTGCAGTTCGTAATCAGCACGACCGAGCCGTTCCAAAACCTCAACGAGGTATCGCAAGCGGTGCTCGAAAAAGCGCGCGCGAGCGGCATGTTCTTCTTCGTCGATACCGACCTGAAAATCGACAAGCCGGAAGCGGTGCTCGTCGTCGATCGCGACAAGGTGGCCTCGCTCGGGCTATCGCAAAGCGACGTCGGACAGGCACTCGGTTCGGCGCTGGGCGGCGGCTACGTCAACTATTTCTCGATCGCGGGGCGTTCGTACAAGGTGATTCCGCAGGTGCTGCAGACCGATCGGCTCAATCCGTCGCAGGTGCTCGACTACTATCTGCGCACGCCGGACGGCAGCGTGATTCCGGCCTCGACGGTCGCGCATATAAAGCACAGCGTCGTGCCCGAATCGATCAATCACTTCCAGCAGTTGAACTCGGCGACGATCTCCGGCGTGATCGTGCCGGGCGTGTCGCAAGGCCAGGTGCTCGATTTTCTGCGCAAGGCGACCGCACAGGTCGCGCCGGCCGGATATTCGGCCGATTACTCGGGAGCGTCGCGCCAGTTCGTGCAGGAGTCGGGTGGCTTCGTCATTACGCTGCTGCTTGCGACGATCATCGTGTTCCTCGCGCTCGCGGCGCAATTCGAGAGCTTCCGCGATCCGATCGTGATCCTGATCTCGGTACCGATGGCGCTGTTCGGCGCGCTGATCTTCATCAACATCGGCCTGACTACGCTGAACATCTACACGCAGGTCGGTCTCGTCACGCTGATGGGACTCGTCAGCAAGCACGGCATTCTGATCGTGCAGTTCGCCAACGAATTGCAGCGCGCGGGCCGCGGCAAGCGCGAAGCGGTCGAGGAAGCCGCCGGCGTGCGGCTGCGTCCGATCCTGATGACGACCGCCGCGATGGTGCTCGGCGTGGTGCCGCTCGTGATCGCGTCGGGCGCGGGCGCGGCGGGCCGCAACGCGATGGGGCTCGTGATTTTCACGGGGATGTCGATCGGCACGCTGTTCACGTTGTTCGTCGTGCCGGCGATGTACATGTTTCTGGCCGCCGATCATCAGCGGCATGCTCAGGCGCCGAAAGCCGGCGAGGCGGGTCAGGCGGGTTAG
- a CDS encoding LysE family translocator, whose amino-acid sequence MIDGSAVVGVFSVYIAGVVSPGPNFVAVAHKAASATRIEALAMVAGIVLVNLFWASCAILGVGIVFAAFPWLALVVRIVGACYLLWFGGRLIFNASAARQAVLVKAPAGGFRQAFAQGFATNIANPKSMAFFAAVFSSAAPAHVSTGTFAAMLGMVFVVASSWYGFVALALSHARIASVYRRGKMWVDRVCGGLIVALGVRQLIR is encoded by the coding sequence GTGATCGATGGGTCCGCCGTGGTCGGCGTGTTTTCCGTGTATATCGCGGGCGTCGTGAGTCCGGGCCCGAACTTCGTCGCGGTCGCGCATAAGGCCGCTTCGGCGACGCGCATCGAAGCGCTCGCGATGGTCGCCGGCATCGTGCTCGTCAATCTGTTCTGGGCAAGTTGCGCGATTCTCGGCGTCGGCATCGTGTTCGCGGCGTTCCCGTGGCTCGCGCTCGTGGTCAGGATCGTGGGCGCCTGTTATCTGCTGTGGTTCGGCGGGCGGCTGATCTTCAATGCGTCGGCGGCAAGGCAGGCGGTGCTCGTCAAAGCACCGGCGGGTGGCTTCAGGCAGGCGTTCGCGCAGGGTTTCGCGACCAACATCGCGAATCCGAAGTCGATGGCGTTTTTTGCCGCGGTGTTTTCGTCGGCCGCACCCGCGCATGTGAGCACCGGCACGTTTGCCGCGATGCTCGGCATGGTGTTCGTCGTCGCGAGCAGTTGGTACGGGTTCGTCGCGCTGGCGTTGTCGCATGCGCGGATCGCGTCGGTGTATCGGCGCGGCAAGATGTGGGTCGATCGCGTGTGCGGCGGGTTGATCGTTGCGTTGGGAGTGCGGCAGCTGATTCGTTGA